Proteins from a single region of Carassius gibelio isolate Cgi1373 ecotype wild population from Czech Republic chromosome B15, carGib1.2-hapl.c, whole genome shotgun sequence:
- the LOC127972935 gene encoding olfactory receptor 2AT4-like, whose product MSSGNISFVKDFFIVGFPGLQPGYYGAVAALLLFAYVCILVGNGIFIALFTLEKRLHKPMYYIILNLVVSDLLFSTTTLPKIISRYWFQDGSISFTGCFIQMYFVHYFGSVSSVILAIMAFDRYVAICNPLRYPNIVTKLNIFCLCLAAWVLTNTCPLMMAIRAYPLPYCSGNTIIHCYCDHISITSLACTNRALYGVPAFAFAMVVLLGPLAFIIFSYCAIIVAVLHISSTQGRLKSFSTCSPQLIIIALYFLPRCFIYLSSIIGINFSTDLRLVIIMMYSLFPPMINPLIYCLRTKDVKETLLKKIKVSMNPLFIPTKVNVSTVCV is encoded by the coding sequence ATGTCATCAGGAAACATCAGCTTTGTTAAGGACTTTTTTATCGTTGGTTTTCCTGGGCTTCAGCCAGGATACTATGGTGCAGTGGCTGCTCTGCTGCTTTTTGCCTATGTGTGTATCTTAGTGGGGAATGGAATATTTATAGCACTTTTTACTCTAGAAAAACGCCTTCATAAACCTATGTATTATATCATCTTAAACCTGGTTGTAAGTGACTTATTATTCAGCACCACTACCTTACCAAAGATTATTTCTAGATACTGGTTCCAAGATGGTAGTATTTCATTCACTGGTTGCTTCATTCAGATGTATTTTGTGCACTATTTTGGTTCAGTCAGTTCTGTTATCCTGGCAATAATGGCCTTTGACAGGTACGTAGCCATATGTAATCCCCTAAGATATCCTAATATAGTCACAAAGTTGAACATTTTCTGTCTTTGTCTGGCTGCATGGGTGCTAACAAACACATGCCCTTTAATGATGGCAATAAGGGCTTACCCTCTGCCTTACTGTTCAGGAAACACAATTATACACTGTTACTGTGATCACATTTCTATCACATCACTTGCATGCACTAACAGGGCACTGTACGGAGTTCCAGCCTTTGCATTTGCTATGGTTGTGTTGCTCGGTCCCCTGGCCTTCATAATTTTCTCTTACTGTGCCATCATTGTGGCAGTTTTGCATATATCGAGCACTCAAGGAAGGCTGAAGTCTTTCTCCACCTGCAGTCCTCAGCTCATCATAATTGCTCTATATTTTCTAcccaggtgttttatttatttgtctagcATCATTGGTATTAACTTCAGCACTGATTTGCGATTAGTCATTATTATGATGTATAGTCTGTTTCCACCCATGATCAACCCCCTCATTTACTGTTTGAGGACAAAAGACGTG